In Nitrosophilus labii, the following proteins share a genomic window:
- a CDS encoding type II secretion system protein, with product MRKGFTLIELIFSMVIIAIAFTVLPKILQLSTKASTQSIREEAMFSAVALLGLIKATAWDEKNSEYDDILLVNNGNAAYECNNNGYRVGGFLGSRNCEHKVKASTLGADSGEPPYDDLDDFTTVNANNYNSSRSYKLSVKVDFVEDLSLNDEVFKDENFITPNSTNTKYIVIDVNSTKKTELLRKNIARFVFHSFNIGQTHINRLSWYE from the coding sequence ATGAGAAAAGGTTTTACGCTGATAGAGCTTATATTTTCTATGGTGATAATCGCTATTGCATTTACAGTTTTGCCAAAAATTTTACAGCTTAGCACTAAAGCCTCTACCCAAAGTATAAGAGAAGAGGCTATGTTTAGTGCAGTAGCTCTTTTGGGACTTATCAAAGCTACCGCTTGGGATGAAAAAAATAGCGAATATGACGATATTTTGCTTGTTAATAACGGCAATGCTGCTTATGAATGTAACAATAACGGATACAGAGTAGGAGGTTTTTTAGGTTCTAGAAATTGTGAGCACAAAGTGAAGGCTTCGACGTTGGGAGCCGATAGTGGCGAGCCTCCTTATGATGACTTGGATGATTTTACAACTGTCAATGCAAACAATTATAACAGTAGCAGAAGTTATAAACTTAGTGTTAAGGTTGATTTCGTAGAGGATTTAAGTCTAAATGATGAGGTATTTAAAGATGAAAACTTTATAACTCCTAACTCCACAAACACAAAATATATAGTTATCGATGTAAATAGTACGAAAAAAACGGAGCTGCTTAGAAAAAATATAGCTAGATTTGTTTTTCACTCTTTTAATATTGGTCAAACTCATATAAACAGGCTTTCTTGGTATGAATAA
- a CDS encoding 16S rRNA (uracil(1498)-N(3))-methyltransferase: MQFVYHPKSGEEILEIEGEVYNYLFKVRRHKKNERVVFRNLKDGFLYFYDITEVSRKRALLTLVHREKKEIVPKKSFHLIWCVVDPKTVEKTLPMLNEIGIGKITFVYCDRSQRNFKIKPEKLQKILINSCQQCGRSSLMEISFAKNLSKIIKETNNIVVLDFSENKVKNTDNIENIVVGPEGGFSEKERELFRDLKVLGLDTETVLRSETAALALSMKVLL, from the coding sequence ATGCAGTTTGTTTACCATCCTAAAAGTGGTGAAGAGATTTTAGAGATAGAGGGTGAAGTATATAACTATCTATTTAAAGTTAGACGTCATAAAAAAAATGAAAGAGTAGTGTTTAGAAATCTAAAAGACGGCTTTTTATACTTTTATGATATAACCGAAGTAAGCCGTAAAAGAGCTTTGTTAACGCTTGTTCATAGAGAAAAAAAAGAGATTGTGCCTAAAAAATCTTTTCATCTTATCTGGTGCGTTGTTGATCCAAAAACTGTGGAGAAAACTTTACCGATGTTAAACGAAATAGGAATAGGCAAGATAACTTTTGTATATTGCGACAGAAGTCAGAGAAATTTTAAAATAAAACCGGAAAAACTTCAAAAGATTTTGATCAACTCTTGTCAGCAGTGTGGAAGAAGCTCTTTAATGGAGATCTCTTTTGCTAAAAATCTTTCTAAAATTATAAAAGAAACCAATAACATAGTAGTTTTGGATTTTAGTGAAAATAAAGTTAAAAATACCGATAATATAGAAAATATTGTTGTAGGTCCAGAAGGCGGTTTTAGCGAGAAAGAGAGAGAACTATTTAGAGATTTAAAAGTTTTAGGCTTGGATACAGAAACGGTTTTAAGAAGTGAAACTGCGGCTTTGGCGCTCTCTATGAAGGTTTTATTATGA
- the hepT gene encoding type VII toxin-antitoxin system HepT family RNase toxin, whose product MILQKLQRLEDNISVLKEIKEDIKKGEFDKKKEWEIRYGFFESIQIVIDIACKLVAKYNLVKPKSYRECIEGLVKANILQKDIANDFIKMVGFRNILIHDYEEIKKEALIGYLDRLDDFKIFIKSVKEL is encoded by the coding sequence ATGATATTGCAAAAGTTACAAAGATTAGAAGATAATATATCTGTTTTAAAGGAAATAAAAGAGGATATAAAAAAAGGCGAATTTGATAAGAAAAAAGAGTGGGAGATTAGGTATGGATTTTTTGAATCTATTCAAATCGTAATAGATATTGCTTGTAAACTTGTTGCAAAATATAATCTTGTAAAACCAAAAAGTTATAGAGAATGCATTGAAGGACTTGTAAAAGCTAATATTTTACAAAAAGATATTGCTAATGATTTTATAAAAATGGTGGGGTTTAGAAATATCTTAATACACGATTATGAAGAGATTAAAAAAGAGGCTTTGATAGGGTATTTAGATAGGTTAGATGATTTTAAAATTTTTATAAAATCGGTAAAAGAGTTGTAA
- the mntA gene encoding type VII toxin-antitoxin system MntA family adenylyltransferase antitoxin yields MIENRVYREIIEILKKYFLDKDYKLVLLFGSFAKGDFHSFSDVDIAVWIEKDEIENKIDLNLELEEILGKKVDIVNLKDLFKKDSLLSYEIAINHIPIKIADEELYIDFKSKSYLYYFDRKPLYKMIDKAFKERIEKDDIAKVTKIRR; encoded by the coding sequence ATGATTGAAAATAGAGTATATAGAGAGATAATAGAGATTCTAAAGAAATATTTTTTAGATAAAGATTATAAATTGGTGCTACTTTTTGGCTCTTTCGCAAAAGGAGATTTTCACTCATTTAGTGATGTTGATATTGCTGTTTGGATTGAAAAAGATGAAATAGAGAATAAGATAGATTTAAATTTGGAGTTGGAAGAGATTTTAGGGAAAAAGGTTGATATTGTTAATTTAAAAGATCTTTTTAAAAAAGATTCTCTGTTATCTTACGAGATAGCTATTAATCATATTCCCATAAAAATAGCCGATGAAGAGTTGTATATTGATTTTAAATCGAAAAGTTATCTTTATTATTTTGATAGAAAGCCTTTATATAAGATGATAGATAAAGCCTTCAAAGAAAGGATAGAAAAAGATGATATTGCAAAAGTTACAAAGATTAGAAGATAA